A window of Lepidochelys kempii isolate rLepKem1 chromosome 1, rLepKem1.hap2, whole genome shotgun sequence contains these coding sequences:
- the LOC140911759 gene encoding uncharacterized protein, with protein MGSSLSALQVQHRNELQYLLRKAQHDCPARELTLLLQEVRAKCPWYPEAGSLKLADWERLGQTLHKEPRAPVQALHAWHLCHDVVQRVASDRPSLARLVLSPPPSAPAAIPPPGDATQRVASERPSSAPTEELPILPPPSAPAAIPPPALPPVPLLPPPAWPSPPEPVCDHPPPMGPPGESSASAQKLSLVQQMVHAAKARSDLTAEELADLVSVCPVTWQNDDQGNPVGTWTTLPYSVVREDRCGFQPGACDQHLNNMAWHQGLSNPIPEFQLTLEETALPPESTTAGRKRRRRNVPSQPVTGGAVKALVATAQRKLAADQQPETPKTLFVAILAQIIANSVMIVCLLCLLFSVGVGSEAPPPLQARRRIRYCSLLMLIFSPSILAWLIGARPTILCLARLYSFTHRTRPGLTMSPVRV; from the exons atgggaagctccctctctgctttgcaagtgcaacaccgtaatgagctgcagtatttgctgcgtaaggctcagcatgactgcccggctcgagaactcactctcctgctacaggaggtgcgtgccaagtgcccgtggtatcctgaagctggaagccttaagctagcggactgggagcgattgggccagacattgcacaaagagcctcgggcacccgtgcaggctttacatgcctggcacctctgccacgacgtggtacagcgtgtcgcctcggacagaccctccctcgcgaggctggtgctctcgccacccccgtccgcccctgcagccatcccccctcctggcgatgcgacacagcgtgtcgcctcggaaaggccctcttcagcaccaacagaggagctgccgatcctgccacccccgtctgctcctgcagccatccctccccctgctttgcccccagtgcctctattaccaccgcctgcctggccttccccaccggagccggtgtgtgatcaccctccccccatggggccccccggagagtcatctgcatctgctcagaagctttcgctggtgcaacaaatggttcacgcagcgaaagctcgatcagatcttacagcagaggagctggctgatctggtctccgtttgcccggtgacctggcagaatgatgaccagggcaaccccgtgggcacctggaccactctgccatactcggtggttagagag gaccgttgtgggttccagcccggtgcgtgcgaccagcacttaaacaacatggcatggcaccaggggctgtcaaatcccataccagagtttcagctgaccttggaggagaccgcgttgccccccgagtcgacaacggcgggacggaaacggaggaggcgtaacgtcccaagccagcccgtgacagggggagcagtaaaagcattggtcgccacggctcaacgaaaactggcagcagatcagcagccagaaactcctaagactttgtttgtggcgattctcgcccaaatcattgctaattctgtgatgattgtgtgccttttgtgcctgctattttctgtaggggttggctcggaagcgcctcccccgttacaagcccgaaggagaataagatactgctctttgcttatgctaatcttttctcccagtattttagcatggctaattggggcccggccaactatactctgcctcgcacggctatattccttcacacaccgtacccggccggggctcacaatgtcacctgtgcgcgtgtag